In Rana temporaria chromosome 3, aRanTem1.1, whole genome shotgun sequence, a single window of DNA contains:
- the LOC120930590 gene encoding uncharacterized protein LOC120930590, protein MKATQVLLILFFIQGDVYSEEDEPYCTEQPDSISVDVGGSVTIPCHFSYPKNYNPAKVKVYWRHATGGRCGNNDIIYNHTEKRTKADYRGRITMEGNPELERTATIRIKELKETDGPMFCCRISLYYNGQQKEEWQNIYGTYIRFKGQFYVEQPDVVPAVIGEDISIPCALHNKLSGAIEEITWRVGTSDLCFENDEFLRWNTENITQRIGQWRLEKLEKSFLLHINNVKHSDIQQYCCEVKTITRSDGRSSTHGTQLVIADSTQNDSEFTVTQSEIISANEGESVTINCSYTIPPERNLLWSGVFWRVGSPTGPFAYHPSDLMVHPNYRGRTQLSGLADLQIKKTQNPDTATYYCFVMLKFCIGSNKTNSALKYGSGTQLDIDVKSQTSTGVPTRTTETSTSSTASDLQMLPAILAGVGGLLVLIILCVILIVLKKRGVICKKKERVKFLPSPVNPASRAPSNDNNGRGRV, encoded by the exons GAGATGTCTACAGTGAAGAAGATGAGCCCTACTGTACAGAGCAACCTGACTCCATATCGGTAGATGTGGGGGGATCGGTGACCATCCCTTGTCACTTCTCCTATCCTAAGAATTATAATCCAGCAAAGGTGAAAGTGTACTGGAGACATGCAACAGGAGGTAGATGTGGAAATAATGACATCATTTACAATCACACTGAGAAGAGGACAAAAGCAGACTATAGAGGACGGATCACTATGGAGGGAAACCCAGAGCTGGAGAGAACAGCAACAATCAGAATCAAGGAACTGAAGGAAACGGATGGACCCATGTTCTGCTGTAGGATCTCACTTTACTATAATGGGCAACAAAAGGAAGAGTGGCAGAATATATATGGGACCTATATAAGGTTCAAAg GCCAGTTTTATGTAGAACAGCCGGATGTTGTCCCTGCTGTGATTGGAGAAGATATCTCCATACCGTGTGCTCTTCATAATAAATTATCTGGTGCTATAGAGGAGATTACCTGGAGGGTAGGAACAAGTGATCTGTGTTTTGAAAATGATGAATTTTTAAGATGGAATACAGAAAATATAACACAAAGGATTGGACAATGGAGATTAGAGAAATTGGAGAAGAGCTTCCTATTACACATAAATAATGTTAAACATTCTGACATTCAGCAATACTGCTGTGAGGTGAAGACAATAACAAGATCAGATGGACGGTCATCTACACACGGCACCCAGCTAGTGATAGCAG ATTCTACTCAGAATGATTCCGAGTTCACAGTCACTCAGTCTGAGATAATATCAGCCAATGAAGGAGAATCTGTCACCATCAACTGCTCATACACCATCCCACCAGAGCGAAACCTTCTGTGGAGTGGAGTTTTCTGGAGAGTGGGCAGCCCAACAGGACCCTTCGCCTATCACCCCTCTGATCTGATGGTTCATCCCAATTACAGAGGAAGAACTCAACTGAGTGGATTGGCTGACCTCCAAATAAAGAAAACCCAAAATCCAGATACCGCCACCTATTACTGCTTTGTGATGCTGAAATTTTGTATTGGATCCAACAAGACCAACTCAGCGCTGAAATACGGGAGCGGGACGCAATTAGATATAGATGTAAAAAGCCAGACCTCCACAG GTGTCCCTACACGCACCACAGAAACTTCCACGAGCAGCACTGCCTCTGACCTGCAGATGCTACCAG CGATTCTTGCTGGAGTAGGGGGCTTGCTCGTTTTGATTATTTTGTGTGTCATATTGATTGTCCTGAAGAAGAGAG GTGTAATTTGTAAAAAGAAAGAGAG AGTAAAGTTTTTACCTTCACCTGTGAACCCTGCATCAAGGGCCCCGAGCAATGATAATAACGGTAGGGGGAGAGTATAG